A window of Bradyrhizobium sp. AZCC 1610 contains these coding sequences:
- the carB gene encoding carbamoyl-phosphate synthase large subunit, translating into MPKRTDISTILIIGAGPIVIGQACEFDYSGTQAVKTLKEEGYRIVLVNSNPATIMTDPELADATYIEPITPEIVAKIIEKERYVIPGGFALLPTMGGQTALNCALSLRRQGTLDKFDVEMIGATADAIDKAEDRQLFRNAMEKIGLQTPKSRLANASALKKSYRDKHHAEREKLSGEALEECERQWTLGENERRKRYQEHALGEALMALSEIGLPAIIRPSFTMGGTGGGIAYNKEEFLDIIERGLDASPTNEVLIEESVLGWKEFEMEVVRDKKDNCIIVCSIENLDPMGVHTGDSITVAPALTLTDKEYQIMRDASIAVLREIGVETGGSNVQFGVNPDDGRMVVIEMNPRVSRSSALASKATGFPIAKVAAKLAVGYTLDEIANDITGGATPASFEPTIDYVVTKVPRFAFEKFPGASTTLTTSMKSVGEVMAIGRTFQESLQKALRGLETGLTGLDEIEIEGLGRGDDKNAIRAALGTPTPNRILQVAQAMRLGWSNEEIFNSCKIDPWFLSEMRGIVDMEAKIKANGLPPNGYGMRMLKAMGFSDARLAVLSESTEAEITAKRHALGVRPVFKRIDTCAAEFASPTAYMYSTYEAPFAGALADESAPSDRKKVVILGGGPNRIGQGIEFDYCCCHACFALSDAGYETIMVNCNPETVSTDYDTADRLYFEPLTAEDVLEIIATERQNGTLHGVIVQFGGQTPLKLARALEAADVPILGTSPDAIDLAEDRDRFKRVLDKLRLKQPKNGIAYSVEQARLVAADLGLPLVVRPSYVLGGRAMQIIREETQLGDYLLGTLPELVPGDVKARYPNDKTGQINTVLGTNPLLFDRYLSDAIEIDVDCLCDGKDTFIVGIMEHIEEAGIHSGDSACSLPPHSLDAKMIEELERQTRELALGLDVVGLMNVQYAIKDGEIHVLEVNPRASRTVPFVAKVVGTPVAKIAARIMAGEKLADFKLKKKQLGHVGVKESVFPFARFPGVDTVLGPEMRSTGEVMGIDRSFEIAFAKSQLGGGTRVPRKGTVFVSVREIDKNRIAEAVRLLHSLGFKVMGTSGTQRFLTDQGIPTEKVNKVLEGRPHIVDAITNGDIQLVFNTTEGPQALADSRSLRRAALLHKVPYYTTLSGAVAAAQGIRAYLGGDLEVRTLQSYFSEN; encoded by the coding sequence ATGCCCAAAAGAACAGATATCTCCACCATCCTGATCATCGGCGCCGGTCCCATCGTGATCGGCCAGGCCTGCGAATTCGACTATTCCGGCACCCAGGCGGTGAAGACGCTGAAGGAAGAGGGCTACCGCATCGTCCTCGTCAATTCCAATCCGGCCACCATCATGACCGACCCGGAACTGGCGGATGCGACCTATATCGAGCCGATCACCCCCGAAATCGTCGCCAAGATCATCGAGAAGGAACGCTACGTCATCCCGGGCGGCTTTGCGCTGCTGCCCACCATGGGCGGCCAGACCGCGCTGAACTGCGCGCTGTCGCTGCGCCGGCAGGGCACGCTCGACAAATTCGACGTCGAGATGATCGGCGCCACCGCCGATGCCATCGACAAGGCCGAGGATCGCCAGCTTTTTCGCAACGCCATGGAGAAGATCGGCCTGCAGACGCCGAAATCGCGGCTCGCCAACGCCTCGGCTTTGAAGAAATCCTATCGCGACAAGCACCACGCCGAGCGCGAGAAGCTGTCGGGCGAGGCGCTGGAAGAGTGCGAGCGGCAATGGACGCTCGGCGAAAACGAGCGCCGCAAGCGTTACCAGGAGCACGCGCTCGGCGAAGCGCTGATGGCGCTGTCCGAAATCGGGCTGCCCGCGATCATCCGCCCCTCCTTCACCATGGGCGGCACCGGCGGCGGCATCGCCTACAACAAGGAAGAGTTTCTCGACATCATCGAACGCGGCCTCGACGCCTCCCCGACCAACGAAGTGCTGATCGAGGAATCCGTGCTCGGCTGGAAAGAGTTCGAGATGGAGGTTGTGCGCGACAAGAAGGATAATTGCATCATCGTCTGCTCGATCGAGAACCTCGATCCGATGGGCGTGCACACCGGCGATTCCATCACGGTGGCGCCGGCGCTGACGCTGACCGACAAGGAATACCAGATCATGCGCGACGCCTCGATCGCGGTGCTGCGCGAGATCGGGGTGGAGACCGGCGGATCCAACGTGCAGTTCGGCGTCAACCCCGACGACGGCCGCATGGTCGTGATCGAGATGAACCCGCGCGTGTCGCGCTCCTCGGCGCTGGCTTCCAAGGCCACCGGCTTTCCGATCGCCAAGGTCGCCGCCAAGCTAGCGGTCGGCTACACGCTCGATGAAATCGCCAACGACATCACCGGCGGCGCCACGCCCGCCTCGTTCGAGCCGACGATCGATTACGTAGTTACCAAGGTTCCCCGCTTCGCGTTCGAGAAATTTCCCGGCGCCTCCACCACGCTGACGACGTCGATGAAGTCGGTCGGCGAAGTGATGGCGATCGGCCGCACCTTCCAGGAGAGCCTGCAGAAGGCGTTGCGCGGGCTCGAGACCGGCCTGACCGGACTCGACGAGATCGAGATCGAGGGGCTGGGGCGCGGCGACGACAAGAACGCGATCCGCGCCGCCCTCGGCACGCCGACGCCGAACCGCATCCTGCAGGTGGCGCAGGCGATGCGGCTCGGCTGGTCGAACGAGGAGATCTTCAATTCCTGCAAGATCGATCCCTGGTTCCTCAGCGAGATGCGCGGCATCGTCGACATGGAAGCAAAGATCAAGGCAAACGGCCTGCCGCCGAACGGCTACGGCATGCGCATGCTGAAGGCGATGGGCTTTTCGGACGCGCGGCTGGCCGTGCTGTCCGAGTCCACCGAGGCCGAGATCACCGCAAAACGGCACGCGCTCGGCGTTCGCCCGGTTTTCAAGCGCATCGACACCTGTGCTGCGGAATTCGCCTCCCCCACCGCCTACATGTATTCGACCTATGAGGCACCGTTCGCGGGCGCGCTCGCGGATGAGAGCGCGCCGTCGGACAGGAAGAAGGTCGTCATCCTCGGCGGCGGCCCGAACCGGATCGGCCAGGGCATCGAATTCGACTATTGCTGCTGCCACGCCTGCTTCGCGCTCTCCGACGCCGGCTATGAGACCATCATGGTCAACTGCAATCCGGAGACGGTATCGACCGACTACGACACCGCCGACCGGCTCTATTTCGAGCCGCTCACCGCCGAGGACGTGCTGGAAATCATCGCCACCGAACGGCAGAACGGCACGCTGCACGGCGTGATCGTGCAGTTCGGCGGCCAGACCCCGCTCAAGCTGGCGCGTGCACTGGAAGCCGCCGATGTGCCGATCCTGGGCACCTCGCCCGACGCCATCGACCTTGCCGAAGACCGCGACCGCTTCAAGCGCGTGCTCGACAAGCTCAGATTAAAGCAGCCCAAGAACGGCATCGCCTACTCGGTCGAGCAGGCGCGGCTGGTGGCCGCCGATCTCGGCCTGCCGCTGGTGGTGCGCCCGTCCTACGTGCTCGGCGGCCGCGCGATGCAGATCATCCGCGAGGAGACCCAGCTCGGCGATTACCTGCTCGGCACCTTGCCGGAGCTGGTGCCGGGTGACGTCAAGGCGCGCTATCCCAACGACAAGACCGGGCAGATCAATACCGTGCTCGGCACCAATCCGCTGCTGTTCGACCGCTATCTGTCCGACGCCATCGAGATCGACGTCGACTGCCTGTGCGACGGCAAGGACACTTTCATCGTCGGCATCATGGAGCATATCGAGGAAGCCGGCATCCATTCCGGCGATTCCGCCTGCTCGCTGCCGCCGCATTCGCTGGATGCGAAGATGATCGAGGAGCTCGAGCGGCAGACCCGCGAGCTGGCGCTCGGCCTCGACGTCGTCGGCCTGATGAACGTGCAATATGCCATCAAGGACGGCGAGATCCACGTGCTCGAGGTCAATCCGCGGGCGTCGCGCACCGTGCCGTTCGTCGCCAAGGTCGTCGGCACGCCGGTGGCGAAGATCGCCGCACGGATCATGGCCGGCGAGAAGCTCGCCGACTTCAAGCTGAAGAAGAAGCAGCTCGGCCATGTCGGCGTGAAAGAGTCTGTCTTCCCGTTCGCGCGCTTCCCCGGCGTCGATACCGTGCTCGGTCCGGAGATGCGCTCGACCGGCGAGGTCATGGGCATCGACCGCTCCTTCGAGATCGCCTTTGCCAAGAGCCAACTCGGCGGCGGCACCCGCGTGCCGCGCAAGGGCACCGTATTCGTCTCGGTGCGCGAGATCGACAAGAACCGCATCGCGGAAGCGGTGCGCTTGCTGCACTCGCTCGGCTTCAAGGTGATGGGCACATCAGGCACCCAGCGCTTCCTGACCGATCAGGGCATTCCGACCGAGAAGGTCAACAAGGTGCTGGAGGGACGGCCGCACATCGTCGACGCCATCACCAATGGCGATATCCAGCTCGTTTTCAACACCACGGAGGGGCCGCAGGCGCTGGCCGACAGCCGTTCGTTGCGGCGGGCTGCCCTCTTGCATAAAGTGCCATATTACACCACTCTTTCAGGTGCTGTGGCGGCCGCCCAGGGCATCCGCGCCTATCTGGGCGGGGACCTTGAGGTCCGCACCCTGCAGAGCTACTTTTCCGAAAACTGA
- the greA gene encoding transcription elongation factor GreA, whose product MEKVPMTASGYAALEVELKQRQSVERPRIIEHIAEARSHGDLSENAEYHAAKEEQSHNEGRIAELEDKLARADIIDISKLSGDTVKFGATVTLIDEDTEKKAVWQIVGEPEADAKKGRISITSPLARALIGKKKGSTVEVVAPGGAKAYEITKVEFR is encoded by the coding sequence ATGGAAAAGGTTCCGATGACCGCGAGCGGCTATGCCGCCCTGGAGGTTGAGTTGAAGCAGCGCCAGTCGGTGGAGCGTCCGCGCATCATCGAGCATATCGCCGAGGCGCGCTCGCATGGCGACCTTTCGGAGAACGCGGAATATCACGCCGCCAAGGAAGAGCAATCGCACAATGAAGGCCGTATCGCCGAGCTCGAAGACAAGCTCGCGCGCGCCGACATCATCGACATCTCGAAACTGTCCGGCGACACCGTCAAGTTCGGCGCCACCGTCACGCTGATCGACGAGGACACCGAGAAGAAAGCAGTGTGGCAAATCGTCGGCGAGCCGGAAGCCGATGCCAAGAAGGGCCGCATCTCGATCACCTCGCCACTGGCCCGCGCTCTGATCGGCAAGAAGAAGGGCTCGACCGTGGAAGTTGTGGCTCCCGGCGGCGCCAAGGCCTATGAAATCACCAAGGTCGAGTTTCGCTAG
- a CDS encoding DoxX family protein, whose protein sequence is MDKMLAKWQPTALSLFRFVTGLLLFQFGVAKILKFPTIPEGNAAAFLNKVQLMSLPGIAGALELILGALLLLGLFTRPVAFILAGEMAFAYFIGHAPRNFFPIINGGTLAILFCFACLYLSTAGGGPYSVDEMRKK, encoded by the coding sequence ATCGACAAGATGCTCGCGAAATGGCAGCCGACGGCGCTGAGCCTGTTTCGCTTCGTTACCGGACTGCTGCTGTTTCAATTCGGCGTAGCGAAGATTCTGAAGTTTCCGACAATTCCGGAGGGTAACGCTGCCGCCTTCCTCAACAAGGTGCAGTTGATGTCGCTACCGGGAATAGCCGGTGCGCTCGAGTTGATTCTGGGCGCGCTTTTGCTGCTCGGACTGTTCACACGGCCCGTCGCCTTCATTCTTGCCGGCGAGATGGCCTTTGCTTATTTCATCGGTCATGCGCCGAGGAATTTTTTTCCGATCATCAACGGCGGCACGCTCGCGATCCTGTTCTGCTTCGCCTGCCTCTACCTGTCGACCGCGGGCGGCGGGCCATACAGCGTCGACGAGATGCGGAAGAAGTAA
- a CDS encoding Lrp/AsnC family transcriptional regulator, which yields MSKNLDEIDLKILAEIQADGRITNVELAKRVGISPPPCLRRVRTLEEEGYIQGYRGLLDPRRLGFDVTVFASVHLSSQADADLRAFEDFVRAEPLVRECWMLSGEVDFILKCVAPDMATFQDFVTHLTAAPHVRNVRTSLVLHNSKYEAAVPLDVKVAG from the coding sequence GTGTCGAAGAATCTTGACGAAATCGACCTCAAAATCCTTGCCGAGATCCAGGCCGACGGCCGAATCACCAACGTCGAACTGGCCAAACGCGTCGGTATTTCGCCGCCACCCTGCCTGCGCCGGGTCCGCACGCTGGAGGAAGAGGGCTACATCCAGGGTTACCGCGGCCTGCTGGATCCACGCCGGCTCGGCTTCGATGTCACGGTGTTTGCTTCAGTTCATCTGTCCAGCCAGGCGGACGCGGATTTGCGCGCGTTCGAGGATTTCGTCCGCGCCGAGCCGTTGGTGCGGGAATGCTGGATGCTGTCGGGCGAGGTCGATTTCATCCTCAAATGCGTCGCGCCCGACATGGCGACGTTTCAGGATTTCGTCACGCACCTGACGGCAGCACCCCACGTGCGCAACGTGCGGACGTCGCTGGTGCTGCACAATTCGAAATATGAAGCGGCGGTGCCGCTCGATGTGAAGGTTGCGGGCTGA
- the trxB gene encoding thioredoxin-disulfide reductase, producing MPAPIHAKVVIIGSGPAGYTAAIYAARAMLEPVLIQGIQPGGQLTITTDVENYPGFADVIQGPWLMEQMEKQAAHVGTKIVTDFVNKLELAQRPFRLTCDSGDVYLAETVVLATGAQARWLGIPSEEKFKGFGVSACATCDGFFYRGKEVMVVGGGNTAVEEALFLTKFASQVTIVHRRDHFRAERILQDRLFKNPKIKVVWDSAIDEICGTENPGKVTHVRLKNVRTGTLTDVPADGVFIAIGHAPATDLVKGQIKLKPSGYVEVAPNSTATSIPGLFAAGDVADETYRQAVTAAGLGCMAALEAERFLALRASDRAAAE from the coding sequence ATGCCCGCGCCTATCCATGCCAAGGTCGTCATTATCGGTTCCGGCCCCGCCGGTTACACCGCAGCGATCTACGCGGCGCGCGCGATGCTGGAGCCGGTGCTGATCCAGGGCATCCAGCCCGGCGGACAACTCACCATCACCACCGACGTGGAAAACTACCCCGGCTTCGCCGACGTCATCCAGGGCCCGTGGCTGATGGAACAGATGGAGAAGCAGGCGGCGCATGTCGGCACCAAGATTGTCACCGACTTCGTCAACAAGCTTGAGCTGGCGCAGCGGCCGTTCCGGCTGACCTGCGACAGCGGCGACGTCTATCTGGCGGAAACCGTGGTCCTCGCCACCGGCGCGCAGGCGCGCTGGCTCGGCATCCCCTCGGAAGAAAAGTTCAAGGGTTTTGGCGTCTCGGCCTGCGCGACCTGCGATGGCTTCTTTTACCGCGGCAAGGAAGTCATGGTCGTCGGCGGCGGCAATACCGCGGTCGAGGAAGCGCTGTTCCTCACCAAGTTCGCCTCGCAGGTGACGATCGTGCATCGCCGCGATCACTTCCGCGCCGAGCGCATCCTGCAGGATCGCCTGTTCAAGAACCCCAAGATCAAGGTGGTCTGGGACTCCGCGATCGACGAAATCTGCGGCACCGAAAATCCCGGCAAGGTCACCCATGTTCGCCTGAAGAACGTCAGGACCGGCACGCTGACCGATGTGCCGGCCGACGGCGTCTTCATCGCCATCGGCCACGCGCCCGCAACCGACCTCGTCAAAGGCCAGATCAAGCTGAAACCCTCCGGCTATGTCGAGGTGGCGCCGAACTCGACCGCCACCTCGATTCCCGGCCTGTTCGCCGCCGGCGACGTGGCCGACGAAACTTACCGGCAGGCGGTCACGGCGGCCGGCCTCGGCTGCATGGCCGCCCTTGAGGCTGAACGTTTCCTGGCTTTGCGCGCGAGCGACCGCGCGGCGGCAGAATAG
- a CDS encoding LysR family transcriptional regulator: MVRTRNGSTDMDWDKLKVFHAAAEAGSFTHAGEQLGLSQSAVSRQVSALEQELAVSLFHRHARGLILTEQGDLLFRTAHDVFMQLQAARAKLTDSRERPSGDLKITTPPALGINWLIPRLDEFTALYPDIRISLIVTDEDLDLSMREADVAIRTRKPTQPDLIQRKLFSIGFHAYCSPEYIKRFGTPRTLDDLDSHRIIMLGDSQVPPHLANRSWLIDAGRNGSGPREAYFKVNNILGLVRACQQGLGIAALPDYLVEENNRLVQLFGETDSIQVDTYFVYPEELKTVARVQVFRDFVVSKAQRWPS, from the coding sequence ATGGTTCGAACGCGGAACGGATCTACGGACATGGATTGGGACAAGCTGAAGGTGTTTCACGCGGCGGCGGAAGCGGGAAGCTTTACCCATGCCGGCGAGCAACTCGGCCTTTCGCAATCGGCGGTATCGCGGCAGGTCAGCGCGCTGGAGCAGGAGCTCGCGGTGTCGCTGTTCCATCGCCACGCGCGCGGGCTCATCCTCACTGAGCAGGGCGACTTGCTGTTCCGCACCGCGCATGACGTGTTCATGCAGTTGCAGGCGGCGCGCGCCAAGCTGACCGACAGCCGCGAGCGGCCGAGCGGCGACCTCAAGATCACCACGCCGCCGGCGCTCGGCATCAACTGGCTGATCCCGCGGCTCGACGAGTTCACCGCGCTCTATCCTGATATCCGCATCTCGCTGATCGTCACCGACGAGGATCTCGATCTGTCGATGCGCGAGGCCGACGTCGCGATCCGGACCCGCAAGCCGACCCAGCCGGACCTGATCCAGCGCAAGCTGTTCTCGATCGGCTTCCATGCCTATTGCTCGCCCGAATACATCAAGCGCTTCGGCACGCCGCGGACGCTCGACGACCTCGACTCGCATCGCATCATCATGCTTGGCGATTCCCAGGTGCCGCCGCATTTGGCGAACCGCAGCTGGCTGATCGACGCCGGCCGCAACGGCTCGGGCCCGCGCGAAGCCTATTTTAAGGTCAACAATATCCTGGGGCTGGTCCGCGCCTGCCAGCAGGGGCTCGGCATCGCCGCGCTGCCCGACTACCTGGTCGAGGAGAACAACCGCTTGGTGCAGCTGTTCGGCGAAACCGACTCGATTCAAGTCGATACGTATTTCGTCTATCCCGAGGAACTGAAGACAGTCGCACGCGTGCAGGTGTTCCGCGATTTCGTGGTGAGCAAGGCGCAGCGCTGGCCCTCCTAG
- the dapA gene encoding 4-hydroxy-tetrahydrodipicolinate synthase, whose protein sequence is MTAPSTNDLTSRLQGLWLPLITPFRDGELDEASLRRLVRHYAAGPVDGFILAATSGEGMSLRADELERLVTVTRGELSGSGRHLPILLGLSGASTAKLLDALDETATWPIDGYLIASPYYIRPSQRGLVQHFTALADHASWPIVLYNIPYRTGVSLTNETLLQLALHPNIVGMKDCGADRAQSIDFLGRRPSGFRVLTGEDALYHEALADGADGAILLSAHLETDAFASVRTLLKQGDRNAALAGWKAISALTRLLFAEPSPAPAKYWLARGGLIDSAEVRLPMVEVSAELAALLDEEIERRRPQLLRRA, encoded by the coding sequence ATGACTGCCCCTTCGACTAACGATCTCACAAGCCGCTTGCAGGGCCTGTGGCTGCCGCTCATCACGCCGTTTCGCGACGGCGAACTCGACGAGGCGTCGTTACGCCGGCTCGTCAGGCACTACGCGGCGGGCCCGGTCGATGGCTTCATTCTCGCGGCGACGTCGGGCGAAGGCATGTCGCTCCGTGCGGACGAACTCGAGCGGCTGGTGACGGTAACGCGCGGCGAGCTGTCCGGCAGCGGTCGCCACCTGCCGATCCTGTTGGGCCTGTCAGGCGCCTCTACCGCGAAGCTCTTGGATGCGCTGGATGAGACGGCGACCTGGCCGATCGACGGTTATCTGATCGCGAGCCCCTATTACATCCGCCCCTCGCAGCGCGGCCTGGTGCAGCACTTCACCGCACTCGCCGATCACGCCTCGTGGCCGATCGTGCTCTACAACATCCCCTACCGGACCGGCGTCAGCCTCACCAACGAGACGCTGCTGCAGCTCGCCTTGCATCCGAACATCGTCGGCATGAAGGATTGCGGCGCCGACCGCGCGCAGTCGATCGATTTCCTGGGCAGACGGCCATCCGGCTTCCGCGTGCTGACCGGCGAAGACGCGCTGTATCACGAAGCGCTCGCCGACGGCGCCGATGGCGCGATCCTGCTGTCGGCGCATCTGGAGACCGACGCCTTCGCATCGGTGCGGACGCTGTTGAAGCAGGGCGACCGTAACGCCGCGCTGGCGGGCTGGAAGGCCATTTCCGCGCTGACCCGGCTGCTGTTCGCCGAGCCGAGCCCTGCGCCCGCAAAATACTGGCTGGCGCGCGGCGGGCTGATCGACAGCGCCGAGGTTCGCCTGCCGATGGTGGAGGTGAGCGCGGAGCTCGCGGCGTTGCTTGACGAGGAAATCGAGCGACGCAGGCCGCAGCTGTTGCGGCGGGCGTAG
- a CDS encoding ParA family protein — protein MNVIVFASRKGGSGKSTLAAHLAAHVHKATKPILLVDADPQGSLTLWHKLRGTNEPPIKAAVNSVSGIVAAAKRDGIEWVFIDTPPNLSAVVDDAIRNATMVIIPARPGVFDVNAVQETIQTCRSARKPYAVVINGAPAERDSVESRIVTIAREALAKFRAPVWSGQITNRADLLMALSQGEGAREYYAEGRAAAEITRLWGAIERSIKAIRGTASASGAMHKQAA, from the coding sequence ATGAACGTAATTGTTTTCGCATCACGTAAGGGGGGCTCGGGAAAGAGTACCCTGGCTGCTCATCTCGCTGCCCATGTTCACAAGGCAACGAAGCCCATCCTTCTGGTCGATGCCGACCCGCAGGGATCGCTTACGCTCTGGCATAAATTGCGCGGCACCAACGAACCGCCGATCAAGGCCGCGGTGAATTCCGTCAGCGGCATCGTCGCTGCCGCCAAGCGCGACGGCATCGAATGGGTATTCATCGACACGCCGCCCAATCTGTCGGCCGTCGTCGACGACGCGATCCGCAACGCCACGATGGTGATCATTCCGGCGCGGCCCGGCGTGTTCGACGTCAACGCGGTGCAGGAAACGATTCAGACCTGCCGCTCGGCGCGCAAGCCCTACGCGGTCGTGATCAACGGCGCGCCTGCCGAACGCGACAGCGTCGAGAGCCGCATCGTCACCATCGCGCGCGAAGCGCTGGCTAAATTCCGTGCGCCGGTGTGGAGCGGCCAGATCACCAACCGCGCCGATCTGTTGATGGCGCTGAGCCAGGGCGAAGGCGCCCGCGAATATTACGCCGAAGGCCGCGCGGCGGCGGAGATCACCAGGCTGTGGGGCGCGATCGAACGTTCGATCAAGGCGATCCGCGGAACGGCATCGGCATCGGGCGCCATGCACAAGCAGGCGGCGTAA
- a CDS encoding phasin, translating to MTSPTDPFSASIIPFEVPEQMRALAEKGVSQARDSYAKFKDAAETHNGTIEAVFTSASKGASEYNAKLIEFFKANTSSSLDFAQELFGVKTPAAAMELWTSHARKQYETLTTQAKELTELGQKVATETVEPIKASASKLYKPAA from the coding sequence GTGACCAGCCCCACCGATCCCTTCTCTGCCTCCATCATCCCCTTCGAAGTCCCCGAGCAGATGCGCGCGCTTGCCGAAAAGGGCGTTTCGCAGGCCCGCGACAGCTACGCCAAGTTCAAGGATGCGGCCGAAACCCATAACGGCACCATCGAGGCCGTGTTCACCTCGGCCAGCAAGGGCGCCAGTGAGTACAACGCCAAGCTGATCGAGTTCTTCAAGGCCAACACCTCGTCCTCGCTCGATTTCGCGCAGGAGCTGTTCGGCGTGAAGACGCCGGCGGCGGCGATGGAGCTGTGGACCTCGCATGCCCGCAAGCAGTACGAGACCTTGACGACACAAGCCAAGGAGCTCACCGAGCTCGGCCAGAAGGTCGCGACCGAGACCGTCGAGCCGATCAAGGCCTCGGCCTCGAAGCTCTACAAGCCGGCCGCCTGA
- a CDS encoding phasin family protein yields MSDDVRDRFEIPKEMRSMAEASVEQARKAFEKFVASAQAAAGSIEERNATVRAGAKDVSSKAIGYAEKNVQASLDHAESLLQAKDVTEVTRLHSEYVQSLMRSLAEQASEMGQTVTKAAIDATKPKA; encoded by the coding sequence ATGAGCGACGATGTGCGAGACCGTTTCGAGATACCCAAGGAAATGCGATCGATGGCAGAAGCGAGTGTCGAGCAGGCCCGCAAGGCCTTCGAGAAATTCGTCGCCTCCGCGCAGGCCGCCGCCGGCTCCATCGAGGAGCGCAACGCCACGGTTCGCGCCGGCGCCAAGGATGTCAGCAGTAAGGCCATCGGCTATGCCGAGAAGAACGTGCAGGCCTCGCTCGATCACGCGGAGTCGCTGCTGCAAGCCAAGGACGTGACCGAAGTAACGCGGCTGCACAGCGAATATGTGCAGAGCCTGATGCGCTCGCTGGCGGAGCAGGCCAGCGAGATGGGACAGACCGTTACCAAGGCCGCCATCGACGCGACCAAGCCGAAAGCGTGA